The following are encoded together in the Xanthomonas sacchari genome:
- a CDS encoding transposase, with translation MHIQPARGHRALRAGRHSDMGRLYLLTAVTFERAPLFADWRCARAAAACLAERSTWPDARLLCWVLMPDHWHGLIELQATITLADAMQRAKGRCARAVNRARGRGGCVWSRGFHDHALRRDDDVLHVARYIVANPLRAGLVPRLGDYPYWDAVWLTSPP, from the coding sequence ATGCACATCCAACCAGCCAGAGGCCATCGCGCGTTGCGCGCCGGACGCCACAGCGATATGGGCCGGCTCTACCTGCTGACCGCGGTGACGTTCGAGCGGGCGCCGTTGTTCGCAGATTGGCGATGCGCCCGTGCGGCCGCCGCGTGTCTGGCAGAACGAAGCACCTGGCCGGATGCTCGCCTGCTGTGCTGGGTGCTGATGCCCGATCACTGGCACGGCCTGATCGAACTGCAGGCCACCATCACATTGGCCGATGCCATGCAGCGGGCGAAGGGGCGATGCGCCCGCGCTGTGAATCGTGCGCGAGGGCGTGGAGGCTGCGTCTGGTCGCGCGGCTTTCACGATCATGCGCTGCGGCGCGACGACGACGTCTTGCATGTCGCCCGTTACATCGTGGCCAACCCACTGCGTGCCGGCTTGGTGCCGCGCCTGGGCGACTATCCGTATTGGGATGCGGTGTGGCTGACTTCTCCACCGTGA
- a CDS encoding NAD-dependent epimerase/dehydratase family protein, with translation MPILVTGAAGFIGAHTVRALRAAGQLVVGLDNYNDYYDPQLKRDRVAALCAGADIRTLDLTDRDGLAALFDEVQPTRVVHLAAQAGVRYSLQNPYAYVDSNLVGFVNMLELCRHRGVEHLVYASSSSVYGDSATPPFSEDQRIDQPRSLYAATKAANELMAHTYAQLYGLRATGLRFFTVYGPWGRPDMAPLLFSRAVLAGRPIEVFNHGRMRRDFTFVADIVAGVLGALDHPSSEPVPHRVFNLGNHTPVELERFIAVIEAAAGRSAEKLYRPMQPGDMIETMADTARAHAAFGFDPSTPIEVGLPQVVAWCREYFGAAA, from the coding sequence ACACCGTCCGTGCGCTGCGCGCCGCCGGGCAGTTGGTGGTCGGCCTGGACAACTACAACGACTACTACGACCCGCAGCTCAAGCGCGACCGCGTCGCCGCGCTGTGCGCGGGCGCGGACATCCGCACGCTCGACCTGACCGACCGCGACGGCCTGGCCGCGCTGTTCGACGAGGTGCAGCCGACCCGCGTGGTGCACCTGGCCGCGCAGGCCGGGGTGCGCTATTCGCTGCAGAATCCCTACGCTTACGTCGACAGCAACCTGGTCGGCTTCGTCAACATGCTGGAGCTGTGCCGGCACCGCGGCGTCGAGCACCTGGTCTATGCCTCCAGCAGCTCGGTGTACGGCGATTCGGCGACGCCGCCGTTCTCCGAGGACCAGCGCATCGACCAGCCGCGCTCGCTGTACGCGGCGACCAAGGCCGCCAACGAGCTGATGGCCCATACCTACGCGCAGCTGTACGGCCTGCGCGCCACCGGGCTGCGTTTCTTCACCGTGTACGGCCCCTGGGGCCGCCCGGACATGGCGCCGCTGCTGTTCAGCCGCGCGGTGCTGGCCGGGCGCCCGATCGAGGTGTTCAACCACGGCCGCATGCGCCGCGACTTCACCTTCGTCGCCGACATCGTCGCCGGCGTGCTCGGCGCGCTCGATCACCCCTCCAGCGAGCCGGTGCCGCACCGCGTGTTCAACCTCGGCAATCACACCCCGGTGGAACTGGAGCGTTTCATCGCGGTGATCGAGGCCGCCGCCGGCCGCAGCGCCGAAAAGCTGTACCGGCCGATGCAGCCGGGCGACATGATCGAGACGATGGCCGATACTGCGCGGGCCCACGCTGCGTTCGGCTTCGATCCGAGCACCCCGATCGAGGTCGGCCTGCCGCAGGTGGTGGCCTGGTGCCGGGAGTATTTCGGCGCCGCCGCCTGA
- a CDS encoding glycosyltransferase family 2 protein gives MSQLSLSVVVPVFNERDNVPPLVAEIVAALRGTIDFEIVYVDDHSRDDTLAVLEGLKASTPELRVLHHVSQSGQSTAVRNGVKAARGLWIATLDGDGQNDPADIPKLLAARQAAEPLVKLFAGWRVSRQDSGSKRWASKWANAIRARMLRDDTPDTGCGIKLFEREAFLDLPYFDHMHRYLPALMQRAGWQTLSVPVNHRHRTSGVSKYNNLNRALVGIRDLRGVAWLIARSRRTAVQER, from the coding sequence ATGAGCCAGCTTTCCCTTTCCGTCGTCGTTCCGGTGTTCAACGAGCGCGACAACGTGCCGCCGCTGGTCGCCGAGATCGTCGCCGCGCTGCGCGGCACGATCGATTTCGAGATCGTCTACGTCGACGACCATTCGCGCGACGACACCCTGGCGGTGCTCGAAGGGCTGAAGGCGTCCACGCCGGAGCTGCGCGTGCTGCACCATGTCAGCCAGAGCGGGCAGAGCACCGCGGTGCGCAACGGCGTCAAGGCCGCGCGCGGGCTGTGGATCGCCACCCTGGACGGCGACGGCCAGAACGATCCGGCCGACATCCCCAAGCTGCTGGCCGCGCGCCAGGCAGCCGAGCCGCTGGTCAAGCTGTTCGCCGGCTGGCGGGTGTCGCGGCAGGACTCGGGCAGCAAGCGCTGGGCCTCGAAGTGGGCCAATGCGATCCGCGCGCGCATGCTGCGCGACGATACCCCGGACACCGGTTGCGGCATCAAGCTGTTCGAGCGCGAGGCGTTCCTGGACCTGCCGTACTTCGACCACATGCACCGCTACCTGCCGGCGCTGATGCAGCGCGCCGGCTGGCAGACCCTGAGCGTGCCGGTGAACCACCGCCACCGCACCTCGGGCGTCTCCAAGTACAACAACCTCAACCGTGCTCTGGTCGGCATCCGCGATCTGCGCGGCGTGGCCTGGCTGATCGCGCGCAGCCGCCGCACCGCGGTGCAGGAGCGCTGA
- a CDS encoding DUF885 family protein, translating into MLAKTPLAISLLIAFAAATPALAAPPASAASSATPATANASAADARFQAIYEKEWAWRQAQLGQADEDSDSSGDNTHLPDVGAAAQAARLKVWDDVLRQLDTLDAAQLSPENQVNLAIYRPQVENLAASVRLRAYEMPFNSDSAFWSDLAFMARRTLRTPDEYRAYIARLEDVPRYFAQQTDNMRAGLKRGFSVPRAVLDGRDGAIANVAELKDPTTAVLYTPFKQMPAQIPAAEQAQLRAQAQAALRDKVIPAYAQLLSFYRQEYMPQARTTLAAEALPDGKAYYRQQIREYTTLDMDPEQIHQLGLREVARIQKEMDAIIQQVGFHAPAGQKTFPAFLQFLRTDPQFYVKTPQELLDRAAWIAKRVDGEVGKFIGTLPRGRFTIVPVPADIAPFWTAGRGGVGTYWLNTYDLPSRPLYNLPALTLHESSPGHSLQGALAEEQGAQPAFRRENYISAYGEGWALYTEKLGKEMGIYATPYEDFGRLSYEMWRACRLVIDTGVHHKGWTRAQAQAYLRERTALSEHEVTTEVDRYISWPGQALSYKLGELTILDLRAEAERELGADFDIKSFHDAVLQQGSVPLPVLQQQIRAYIAARKKKA; encoded by the coding sequence ATGCTCGCCAAGACCCCGCTGGCCATTTCCCTGCTGATCGCGTTCGCCGCGGCCACGCCCGCACTGGCCGCACCGCCGGCGTCGGCAGCGTCCAGTGCGACACCGGCCACGGCCAATGCCAGCGCCGCCGATGCGCGGTTCCAGGCCATCTACGAGAAGGAATGGGCCTGGCGCCAGGCGCAGCTGGGCCAGGCCGACGAGGACAGCGACAGCAGCGGCGACAACACCCATCTGCCCGATGTCGGCGCGGCCGCGCAGGCCGCGCGCCTGAAGGTGTGGGACGACGTGCTGCGGCAACTGGACACGCTCGATGCCGCCCAGCTCTCGCCGGAGAACCAGGTCAACCTGGCGATCTACCGGCCGCAGGTGGAGAACCTGGCCGCGTCGGTGCGCCTGCGCGCCTACGAAATGCCGTTCAACTCCGACAGCGCGTTCTGGTCGGACCTGGCGTTCATGGCCCGGCGCACGCTGCGCACGCCCGACGAGTACCGCGCCTACATCGCGCGGCTGGAGGACGTGCCGCGCTACTTCGCGCAGCAGACCGACAACATGCGCGCCGGGCTCAAACGCGGCTTCAGCGTGCCGCGCGCAGTGCTCGACGGCCGCGACGGCGCCATCGCCAATGTGGCCGAACTGAAGGATCCGACCACCGCGGTGCTGTACACGCCGTTCAAGCAGATGCCGGCGCAGATTCCCGCCGCCGAGCAAGCGCAACTGCGCGCGCAGGCGCAGGCGGCGCTGCGCGACAAGGTGATCCCGGCCTACGCGCAGCTGCTGAGCTTCTATCGCCAGGAGTACATGCCGCAGGCGCGCACCACGCTGGCGGCCGAAGCCCTGCCCGACGGCAAGGCCTACTACCGGCAGCAGATCCGCGAGTACACCACGCTGGACATGGACCCCGAGCAGATCCACCAGCTCGGCCTGCGCGAGGTGGCGCGGATCCAGAAGGAAATGGACGCGATCATCCAGCAGGTCGGCTTCCACGCGCCGGCCGGGCAGAAGACCTTCCCGGCGTTCCTGCAGTTCCTGCGCACCGATCCGCAGTTCTACGTGAAGACCCCGCAGGAACTGCTCGATCGCGCCGCGTGGATCGCCAAGCGTGTGGACGGGGAGGTCGGCAAGTTCATCGGCACGCTGCCGCGCGGGCGCTTCACCATCGTGCCGGTGCCGGCGGACATCGCCCCGTTCTGGACCGCCGGCCGCGGCGGCGTCGGCACCTACTGGCTCAACACCTACGACCTGCCGTCGCGGCCGCTGTACAACCTGCCGGCGCTGACCCTGCACGAATCCTCGCCGGGCCATTCGCTGCAAGGTGCGCTGGCCGAGGAGCAGGGCGCACAGCCGGCGTTCCGCCGCGAGAACTACATCTCCGCCTACGGCGAGGGCTGGGCGCTGTACACCGAGAAGCTGGGCAAGGAGATGGGCATCTACGCCACGCCCTACGAGGACTTCGGCCGGCTCAGCTACGAGATGTGGCGCGCCTGCCGCCTGGTGATCGACACCGGTGTGCACCACAAGGGCTGGACCCGCGCGCAGGCGCAGGCCTACCTGCGCGAGCGCACCGCGCTCAGCGAGCACGAGGTCACCACCGAGGTCGACCGCTACATCTCCTGGCCGGGCCAGGCGCTGAGCTACAAGCTCGGCGAGCTGACCATCCTCGACCTGCGCGCCGAAGCCGAACGCGAGCTCGGCGCGGATTTCGACATCAAGTCCTTCCACGACGCGGTGCTGCAGCAGGGCTCGGTGCCGCTGCCGGTGCTGCAGCAGCAGATCCGCGCCTACATCGCCGCGCGCAAGAAAAAGGCCTGA
- a CDS encoding lipid-A-disaccharide synthase N-terminal domain-containing protein — protein MEANFLNEPIQALYWTGLHVTGWKLIGYVGALMFGGRWLVQFVASKRAGKPVIPRLFWYMSVVGSLMTLSYFMFSAKQDSVGVLQNLFPAFTAFYSLYLDIKHRGWHRDRATH, from the coding sequence ATGGAGGCGAACTTCCTCAACGAACCGATCCAGGCGCTGTACTGGACCGGGCTGCACGTCACCGGCTGGAAGCTGATCGGCTACGTCGGCGCGCTGATGTTCGGCGGCCGCTGGCTGGTGCAGTTCGTCGCCTCCAAGCGCGCCGGCAAGCCGGTGATCCCGCGCCTGTTCTGGTACATGAGCGTGGTCGGCAGCCTGATGACGCTGAGTTACTTCATGTTCTCGGCCAAGCAGGACTCGGTGGGCGTGCTGCAGAACCTGTTCCCCGCCTTTACCGCCTTCTACAGCCTGTACCTGGACATCAAGCACCGCGGCTGGCACCGCGACCGCGCGACGCATTGA